A region from the Zonotrichia leucophrys gambelii isolate GWCS_2022_RI chromosome Z, RI_Zleu_2.0, whole genome shotgun sequence genome encodes:
- the LOC135459714 gene encoding large ribosomal subunit protein mL50-like isoform X2: MAAVRALRVAVRQRSGLGPAGLRALWGGRRKEERAVEAAGAVPEQEERSEPSLMQPPPRRRSFVPPEDLQSCLESHVREVFGPSVPQDWQQAPLQEKRLKHRLLAGLAAELGLAVPNSQLHRMRRAGDVLGFYRSPVSGGSKMDELAAAELPPNLKIVWQQ, encoded by the exons ATGGCGGCTGTGCGGGCGCTGCGGGTGGCGGTGCGGCAGAGGTCGGGACTCGGCCCCGCGGGGCTCAGGGCGCTGTGGGGCGGCCGCAG gaaggaggaaagagccGTGGAAGCAGCCGGAGCGGTTcctgagcaggaggagaggagcgAGCCCAGCCTGATgcagcccccgccccgccgccggaGCTTCGTCCCGCCCGAggacctgcagagctgcctggagtcccacgTCCGGGAGGTGTTCGGGCCCTCTGTTCCCCAGGACTGGCAGCAAGCTCCGCTGCAGGAGAAGCGGCTGAAGCACCGCCTGCTGGCCGGGCTGGCGGCGGAGCTGGGACTCGCCGTCCCCAACTCGCAGCTGCACCGCATGCGCCGCGCCGGGGACGTGCTGGGCTTCTACCGCAGCCCCGTGAGCGGCGGCAGCAAGATGGATGAACTCGCAGCCGCAGAGCTGCCCCCGAACCTGAAAATCGTCTGGCAGCAGTGA
- the LOC135459714 gene encoding large ribosomal subunit protein mL50-like isoform X1, which translates to MAAVRALRVAVRQRSGLGPAGLRALWGGRSRKEERAVEAAGAVPEQEERSEPSLMQPPPRRRSFVPPEDLQSCLESHVREVFGPSVPQDWQQAPLQEKRLKHRLLAGLAAELGLAVPNSQLHRMRRAGDVLGFYRSPVSGGSKMDELAAAELPPNLKIVWQQ; encoded by the exons ATGGCGGCTGTGCGGGCGCTGCGGGTGGCGGTGCGGCAGAGGTCGGGACTCGGCCCCGCGGGGCTCAGGGCGCTGTGGGGCGGCCGCAG caggaaggaggaaagagccGTGGAAGCAGCCGGAGCGGTTcctgagcaggaggagaggagcgAGCCCAGCCTGATgcagcccccgccccgccgccggaGCTTCGTCCCGCCCGAggacctgcagagctgcctggagtcccacgTCCGGGAGGTGTTCGGGCCCTCTGTTCCCCAGGACTGGCAGCAAGCTCCGCTGCAGGAGAAGCGGCTGAAGCACCGCCTGCTGGCCGGGCTGGCGGCGGAGCTGGGACTCGCCGTCCCCAACTCGCAGCTGCACCGCATGCGCCGCGCCGGGGACGTGCTGGGCTTCTACCGCAGCCCCGTGAGCGGCGGCAGCAAGATGGATGAACTCGCAGCCGCAGAGCTGCCCCCGAACCTGAAAATCGTCTGGCAGCAGTGA
- the LOC135459405 gene encoding fructose-bisphosphate aldolase B: MTHQFPALSPEQKKALADIAQRIVASGKGILAADESVGTMGNRLQRINVENTEENRRAFREVLFSSDTSINQSIGGVILFHETLYQKDSSGKPFPALIKEKGIVVGIKLDKGTAPLAGTNGETTIQGLDGLAERCAQYKKDGADFAKWRAVLKITSTTPSQLAIQENANTLARYASICQQHGLVPIVEPEILPDGDHDLQRCQYVTEKVLAAVYKALNDHHVYLEGTLLKPNMVTAGHSCSKKYTPQDVAIATVTTLLRTVPAAVPGICFLSGGQSEEEASLNLNAMNQCPLPKPWKLTFSYGRALQASALAAWLGKNENKKAAQEAFRKRAQINSLACRGQYVQSGKNDAAAMQSLFTASYTY, encoded by the exons ATGACCCACCAGTTCCCAGCGCTGTCTCCAGAGCAAAAAAAAGCTCTTGCAGACATTGCTCAGCGAATTGTGGCTTCAGGAAAGGGGATCCTAGCTGCAGATGAATCAGTGG GCACCATGGGGAACAGGCTGCAGCGGATCAATGTGGAGAACACAGAGGAGAACCGCCGAGCTTTTAGAGAGGTCCTCTTCTCTTCAGACACTTCCATCAACCAGAGCATTGGGGGAGTGATCCTTTTCCATGAGACCCTCTATCAGAAAGacagcagtgggaagccattcccagCACTTATCAAGGAAAAAGGCATTGTGGTGGGAATTAAG CTAGATAAAGGCACAGCACCTCTAGCAGGAACAAATGGAGAAACCACCATCCAAG ggctggacgGGCTGGCTGAGCGCTGTGCCCAGTACAAGAAAGATGGTGCTGACTTTGCCAAGTGGCGTGCAGTGCTGAAGATCACCAGCACAACACCCTCTCAACTCGCCATCCAGGAGAATGCCAACACCTTGGCACGCTATGCCAGCATCTGCCAGCAG catggCTTGGTACCCATCGTGGAGCCAGAAATCCTGCCTGATGGAGACCATGATCTCCAGCGCTGTCAGTATGTCACAGAGAAG GTTCTGGCTGCTGTCTACAAGGCTTTGAATGATCATCACGTGTacctggaggggacactgctgaAACCCAACATGGTGACGGCTGGGCATTCCTGCTCCAAGAAGTACACCCCTCAGGATGTAGCCATAGCAACTGTCACTACTCTCCTTCGcactgttcctgctgctgttcctg GAATCTGCTTCCTGTCTGGAGGTCAGAGTGAAGAGGAGGCTTCTCTCAACCTGAATGCCATGAATCAGTGCCCTCTGCCTAAGCCTTGGAAACTGACCTTTTCCTACGGGAGAGCCCTGCAagcctctgccctggctgcatgGTTGGGCAAAAACGAGAACAAGAAGGCTGCTCAAGAGGCCTTCCGCAAGCGGGCACAG atTAACAGTTTGGCTTGCAGGGGGCAGTATGTCCAGTCTGGGAAGAACGACGCAGCTGCCATGCAGTCACTGTTCACTGCCAGCTACACCTACTGA